GGAGGCGCAGCGCTCCCCCGGCGCCAACTGGTCGGGGTTCATGCCGAGGCACATCGAGCAGCCGGCGAAGCGCCACTCGCCGCCGAACTCCTCGACGATCTTGTCGATGCCCTCGGCCTCGGCCTCGAGCCTCACCCGCGCAGACCCGGGCACCACCATGAGGCGTACGCCGTCGGCCTTCTTCTTGCCCTTGATGATGCTCGCGAAGGTGCGCAGGTCGTCGAGGCGGCTGTTGGTGCAGGATCCCATGAACACCGCGTCGACCGCGATCTCCTTCATGGGGGTGCCGGCCTCGAGGTCCATGTACTCCAGCGCCCGCTCGGCCGCGACGCGCTCGTTCGGATCCTCGATCTCCGCGGGATCCGGCACACGATCGCTCAGCAGCACGCCCTGCCCGGGGTTCGTCCCCCAGGTCACGAACGGCTCGAGCTCGCTCGCATCGATGAACACCTCGCGGTCGAAGACGGCGCCCTCGTCGGTCGGCAGCGTCTTCCAGTACTCGACCGCGCGATCCCAGTCCTCGCCCTGCGGAGCATGGGGACGGCCCTTCACGTACTCGAAGGTGGTCTCGTCGGGCGCGACCATGCCCGCGCGCGCGCCGGCCTCGATCGACATGTTGCAGATCGTCATGCGACCGTCCATCGAGAGGCCGCGGATCGCCGAACCGCGGTACTCGAGCACGTAGCCCTGCCCGCCGCCGGTGCCGATCTTCGCGATGACCGCGAGGATGATGTCCTTCGCGGTGACGCCCGGGCGCAGTTCGCCCTCGACGTTGATCGCCATGGTCTTGAACGGCTTGAGCGGAAGCGTCTGCGTGGCCATCACATGCTCGACCTCGCTCGTGCCGATACCGAACGCCAGCGCGCCGAACGCGCCGTGCGTCGAGGTGTGGCTGTCGCCGCACACCACGGTGATGCCGGGCATGGTGAGGCCGAGCTGGGGGCCCACCACGTGGACGATGCCCTGCTCCTTGTCGCCGAGCGGGTGGGCCCGCACGCCGAACTCCTCGACGTTGCGACGCAGGGTCTCGATCTGCAGGCGGCTCGTCGGATCCTCGATCTGCCGCGTGATGTTCACCGTCGGCGTGTTGTGGTCCTCGGTCGCGATCATGAGATCCACACGGCGCAGGGGCCGATCGGCCATGCGGAGGCCGTCGAAGGCCTGCGGGCTCGTCACCTCGTGGATCAGGTGGAGATCGATGTAGATGAGATCGGGTTCGCCGTTCTCGCCCTTGACGACGACGTGGTCGTCCCACAGCTTCTCGGCCAGAGTTCGGGGCTTGGTTGCTTCAGTCATACGTGCGCTTCTCTATTCCGTAACTTGCACGCGCGAACACGCGCGATCGCTTTCGGCCGTGCCTGACTCCGCGACGGGAGGGCCGAAATGCTACACCCCGTCGCGGCAAGGAAGAAGAAGCTGCCGACGACGCATGATGAAGAGTCTACCACCGGGCGATCAGTCCTCCGGAGTATCGGCCGCTCCGAGGTGCAGCCGCTGACCGCTGCGCTTGGCCTCGCGATTCATCTTCACGACGCTCGCGATGGTAGCCACCGCCATCGCCGCGACGATGAACCCGAGCGAGAACCAGATGCTGATGTCGGGCACCCATTCGACGTGGTGCCCGCCGTTGATGAACGGCAGCTCGTTCTCGTGCAGGGCGTGGAAGACCAGCTTCACGCCGATGAACGCCAGGATCGCGGCGATGCCGTACTTGAGGTACTCGAGCTTGTCGAGCAGGCCGCCGAGCAGGAAGTAGAGCTGACGCAGACCCATGAGCGCGAACACGTTGGCGGTGAAGACGATGAACGGGCTGCGCGTGATGCCGAAGATGGCGGGGATCGAGTCGAGGGCGAACAGCAGGTCGGTGGTGCCGAGCGAGACGAGCACGAGCAGGAACGGGGTCCACATCCGTTTGCCGTCGACCGTCGTGCGCAGCTTGCCGCCGTCGTAGTGGTCGGAGATCGGCATGACCTTCTTCACCTGACGGATGATCCAGCTGTCGCCGCCGTGCTCCTCCTCACCCGGCTTGACCTGCTGCCAAGCGGTCCAGATGAGCCACGCGCCGAAGAGGAAGAAGATCCAGATGAACCGCTCGATGAGCGCGGCTCCGGCGAGGATGAAGACGCCGCGGAACACCAGCGCCAGGATGATGCCGATCATGAGCGCGCGCTGCTGGTAGGCGTGCGGCACCTTGAAGCTCGCGAGGATCAGCACGAACACGAAAAGGTTGTCGATCGAGAGGCTGTACTCCGTGAGCCAGCCGGCGAGGAACTCGGTTCCGTGCTGCACATCGCCCAGCAGGAAGATCGCCCCGGCGAAGAGCAGCGCGAGCAGCACGTAGAAGCCGACCCAGAGGCTGGCCTCGCGCATGCTGGGCACGTGGGGGCGCTTGATGATGAGGAGCAGGTCGACGACGAGGATTCCGACGAGCAGAATCATCGAACCGATCTCGAACCAGGGTGGAAGAACAGGTGCCACGAACATCTCTTTCGGTGCGGCGCGGGTGCGCGGATGAACCGAAAGTCTCTCCCCGGCGACTCCCCCGGGTGATCCGGCGAGACGGCACCGCGCTCGCACCGGCCGGGCCACGGAGCCCGGCGTACTGACGACGCGAGCGAAACGGAATACTCCCTTTCGAAGGCACCAGCATACCCGAACCCCGGCGATCCGCGGATCAGGCGCTCGCGAGCCGCCGCGTCTGCTCCCAGCGGCTGAGCGATTCCCCTCGCTACGATGTGATTCTCAATCGCAGACGAAAGGACGCCCGTGATCGACCGTTCGACCCCGCCGATCGACCGCAGCACCGCTCGCGGCCCCGGCCCCGCCTCCCGCACGCTCGCGGCCTTCATCTTCGCGAGCCGCTGGCTGCAGGCTCCCCTCTACCTCGGGCTCATCATCGCGCAGGCCATCTACGTGGTGCTGTTCTTCATCGAGCTGTGGCACCTCGTCGAGAACGTGATCGTCACCGGGCACGTCACGGAAACCGACGTGATGCTGAGCGTGCTCGCGCTCATCGACATCGTGATGATCGCGAACCTGCTCATCATGGTGATCATCGGCGGCTACGAGACCTTCGTCTCGAAGATCCGCGTCGAGGGGCATCACGACGAGCCCGAGTGGCTCTCGCACGTCAACACGAACCTGCTCAAGGTGAAGCTCGCGGTGTCGATCATCTCGATCTCCTCGATCCACCTGCTCAAGACCTTCATCGAGGTCGGCCGTATGGATAAGGGCGTCGTGCGCAACGCCGACGGATCGGTGCTCTACTCCTGGGACGGCGTGCTGTGGGAGGTCGCGATCCACCTCGCCTTCATCGTCTCGGCGCTCGCACTCGCGTGGATCGACCGGATGAGCCACCACCACCCTGCGGTGAAGCAGGATCAGGTGACCGCGGGCCGCATCGAGGCCGGACTGCGGGAGGCTGCCCCGGCTGCCGCCGAGGAGTACGTCACCGTGCGGGTCCCGGCCGGGACGCAGTTGCCCGAGGGCGCCCGCGTCGTCGAGTAGACGCGACCTCGCCCCGGAAGACAGAAAGGGGGCCCGGCTTCGGCCGGGCCCCCTTTCGCGTCAGCTGCGGCTCAGCTGAACTGGTTCATGGTGTTGTCTTTGCCGCCGGCCTTGAGAGCGGCGTCGCCGGCGAAGTACTCCTTGTGGTTGTCGCCGATGTCGCTGCCGGCCATGTTCTGGTGCTTGACGGTGGCGATCCCCTGACGGATCTCCTGGCGCTGCACGTCGCGCACGTAGGTCAGCATGCCCTCGTCGCCGAAGTATCCCTTGGCCAGGTTGTCGGTCGACAGCGCCGCCGTGTGGTAGGTCGGCAGGGTGATGAGGTGGTGGAAGATGCCGGCCCTGGCGGAGCCGTCGCGCTGGAAGGAGCGGATCTTCTCGTCGGCGAGGCGGGCGAGCTCGGTGCCGTCGTACTCGACGCTCATGAGGTTGTCGCGATCGTAGGCCGAGACGTCCTCCCCCTGCTCGACGAGCAGATCGTAGGCCTGCTGGCGGAAGTTGAGGGTCCAGTTGAACGACGGGCTGTTGTTGTACACGAGCTTCGCGTTCGGGACCGCCTCGCGAATGCGGTCGACCATGCCGGCGATCTGCTCGACGTGCGGCTTCTCGGTCTCGATCCACAGCAGATCCGCGCCGTTCTTCAGCGAGGTGATGCAGTCGAGCACGACGCGATCCTCGCCCGTGCCCTTGCGGAACTGGTAGAGGTTCGAGGGGAGGCGCTTCGGGCGCAGCAGCTTGCCGTCGCACTTGATGACCACATCGCCGTTGCCGAGATCGCTCTCGGAGATCTCCTCGACGTCGAGGAACGAGTTGTACTGGTCTCCCAGATCGCCGGGCGTATTCGTGACGGCGAGCTTCTGGGTGAGGCCGGCCCCGAGCGAGTCGGTGCGGGCGACGATCACGCCGTTGTCGATGCCGAGCTCGAGGAACGCGTAGCGCACGGCGTTGATCTTGGCGATGAAGTCCTCGTGCGGAACGGTGACCTTGCCGTCCTGGTGCCCGCACTGCTTCTCGTCGGAGACCTGGTTCTCGATCTGGATCGCGCAGGCGCCCGCCTCGATCATCTTCTTCGCGAGCAGATAGGTCGCCTCGGGGTTGCCGAAGCCGGCGTCGATGTCGGCGATGATCGGCACGACGTGGGTCTCGTAGTTGTCGATCTGCGACTGGATGAACTCGACCGCGGTCTCGTCGCCCGCGCGGCGGGCTTCGTCGAGCTGGGTGAACAGTAGATCGAGCTCGCGGGCGTCGGCCTGGCGCAGGAACGTGTAGAGCTCCTCGATGAGGGCCGGCACCGCGGTCTTCTCGTGCATCGACTGGTCGGGCAGCGGGCCGAACTCGGAGCGCAGGGCGGCGACCATCCAGCCGGAGAGGTAGAGGTAGCGCTTCTTCGTGGTCTCGAGGTGCTTCTTGATCGAGATCATCTTCTGCTGCCCGATGAACCCGTGCCAGACGCCGAGCGACTGGGTATAGAGCGATGCATCGGCGTCGTACTCTGCCATGTCGCGGCGCATGATGTCGGCCGTGTACTGCGCGATCTCGAGCCCCGTGCGGAACCGGTTCTGGGCCCGCATCCGGGCGACGTGCTCGGGGTTGATCGCATCCCAGCCTGAGCCGTTCTGCTCCTTGAGCGCCTCGACGGCCTCGATATCGTTCTGGAACGCAGTCATGCTGACTCCTTCGTGTGATGGCGGCTAGCTCCGATATGAACTACTTCTACTTTGGGGCAGCCAGGACACCTCCCGTGCGCCAAATCGGGTGTGAATATTCGCGGTATTTCTGCACGGCGGAAAATTTGACCTCGAGCACGGGATCGGACTGCCTCCTCCGGGCGCACTTCGCGCGCTGGGGAGCAGATAGACTAAGGACGGACCTCGCAGCGGGTCTTCGCGCGAGTGGCGGAATTGGCAGACGCGCTGGATTTAGGTTCCAGTGTCTTCGGACGTGGGGGTTCAAGTCCCCCCTCGCGCACGAAATGAGGGATGTTTATGACCCGTCTCTTGGACAGCCGTCTCCCGATCGTCGCGGCACCCATGGCGGGTGGCCCCTCGACGGTCGCGCTGGCGCGAGCCGTCGCTTCGGCCGGGGGCTTCCCGTTCCTGGCCGGTGGATACAAGCCCCGCGAAGCGTTGGAGAAGGAGATCGCCGCCGTGCGCGCGGCGGACATCGCCTTCGGCGTCAACCTCTTCGTGCCGTCCGGTGAATCGGTGGACGAGGCCGCCTTCGCCGCGTACGCGGAGGAACTGCGAGCCGAGGCCGACGCGTACGGGCTCGAACTGGACCCGTCCCCCGTGCAGGACGACGACGGGTGGGGTGAGAAGCTCGCGCTGCTGACCGAGGATCCCGTGCCTGTGGTGTCCTTGACCTTCGGCCTCCCCGACCGCGCCGACATCGCCGCCCTCCGCCGGGCGGGCACCCGCGTCATAGCCACGGTGACCTCGCCCGGGGAGGCCCGGCTCGCGCGGGAGGCCGGCGTCGACGGCCTCGTCGTCCAGGGGTCGCAGGCGGGTGGTCACAGCGCCGTGTTCGACGGCACCCGGGATCCCGAATCGATCACGACCGCCGCGCTCGTGCGGCGCGTGCTGCAGGCCGTGGATCTGCCGCTGATCGCAGCGGGCGGGGTCGACGGGCCGGGGGCCGTGCGCGAACTGCTCGAGGCCGGCGCGCAGGCCGTAGCGGTCGGAACGCTGCTGCTCCGCACGGACGAAGCCGGCACCTCGCCGGCGCACCGAGCCGCCCTGGGCTCCCCCTCGTTCACGCAGACCGTGCTCACCCGAGTCTTCACGGGTCGCCCCGCACGCGCGCTGCGCAACGGATTCATCGATCGGCATCAGGCGGCGTCGATCGACGGCTACCCCGCCGTGCACCACCTGACTCGCTCGCTCCGCGCCGCAGCGGGCCGGGCCGGCGACGCGGATCGGTTGCATCTCTGGGCCGGCGCCGGCTGGCGCAGCGCCCCGACCGGTTCCGCCGCCGATGCCGTCGAGTGGTTGACCTCAGAACTCGACTGAGCCCGCGGCCCGGGTCGAGTCCGGCCGCTCCGATGTTTGGCAATGCCCCATTGGTGCATTATTCTGCACTTATGGATCAGGGAGCAGAGTCGCTCGCGCGCGCTATCGGCGCTCGGGTGAAGCAGGAGCGGAACGCTCGCGGATGGACGCTGGATCAGCTGTCGGAGCATGCCGGGGTGAGCCGACGGATGGTCGTGAACGTGGAGCAGGGCGGGGTCAACCCGAGCGTGGGCACGCTGCTGCGGCTCTCCGATGCTCTGGGGGTGGGACTCCCGTCCCTCGTCGAGGCTCCTGCACCGCGGACGGCGAAGCTCACTCCGGCCGGCGGCGGCGCGGTGCTGTGGGCCGGGGAACGTGGCGGGCGCGGCGTGCTCGTCGCCGGTACGGAACCCCCGGACGTGGTCGAGCTCTGGGACTGGACGCTGGGGCCCGGTGAACAGCATCGGAGCGAGGAGCACGCTACCGGCACCCGTGAGCTGCTCCAGGTGCTGGAGGGCGCGATGATCGTCGAAGCCGGAGGCGAGTCGCACGAACTGGCCGCCGGGGACGCCCTGTCCTTCTTCGGCGATGTCCCCCACTCCTACACCAACCCCGATAATGCGCCCGCGCGTTTCTCGCTCTGCGTCTACGAACCGGGCGTCGGCCGCCAGTACAGAAACGGAGCCGTGGATGCCTGAGATCCTCAGTCCCGATGAGTTCCTCACCGCGAGCGCGGTCGAACCCGAGGTGTTCGAGCTTCGCCCGGATTACCGCGCCCTGCTGCTCGTCGCAGAGGGGCTGGACGCGGAGGCGACCTCCCCCGCGGCAGACGCGCTGGTCGAACGAGCCGAATCGCATGCCGAGGAGCTCCTCGCCGCGTCCCCGGTGACCGAGCTGCCGCATGTCGCCGCCTGGAGGGAGGCGTACCGAGCCTTCGGGGCGAAGCCGCAACGCACTCGGAACAGCCTCGAGGCGTTGACTCGTCGGGCTGAGCAGGGGTTGCCTCGCATCAACGCGCTCACCGATGTCTACAACGCGATCTCGGTGCTGCATCAGATCCCTCTCGGCGGTGAGGACTTCGACCGCTACGACGGGCCGGCGCGTCTGATCCGCGCCACGGGGGCCGAGCCGTTCGACACGACCGCGAACGGGGAGGCCGCGATCGAGCATCCCGAGGCCGGCGAGGTCGTCTGGTGCGACGATGCCGGAGTGACCTGTCGTCGCTGGAACTGGCGGCAGGGACAGCGCACAGCGCTGACGAACAGCACCCGGACCGCGTTCTTCATCATGGACGCCCTCGCACCGATGACCGACGACGAACTGTCCGCAGCCGGCGACGCCCTCATCGAGGCGCTGTCGGCCGTATGCCCCCGGATGAGGACCTCCCGTCGCCTGATCGGGGCGCTGTGAGCGCGCCCATGAGAGTTCCCGCGTGGTCGTTGGCCGTCATCGCGATGCTCTCCGTGCAGCTCTCGAACGCCCTCTCGGTGCCGGTCATCGATCAGGTGGGTCCCGCCGGTACCGCCTGGTTGCGCATGTGCTTCGGCGCGGCGCTCCTCTGGCTCATCGCCCGGCCCGCGATCCGGTCGATACGGCGCCAGGATCTGCCCGCGCTGCTCGCCCTCGGGGTGGTGACGGGGTTCATGACGACCTTCTTCCTCGCGGCGGTGGATCGCATTCCGCTGGGCACCGCGGTTTCGATCGAGTTCCTCGGCCCGCTCACCGTGGCCGGGGTGATGAGCAGGCAGCGCAAGGCGCTGATGTGGCCGGCGCTCGCGCTGGTCGGCGTGGTGCTGCTCACCGAGCCCTGGCACGGCGCCATCGACCTCGCCGGGGTCGGCTTCGCGGCCGCCGCCGGCGCCTGCTGGGGCCTCTACAACCTGCTCACTCAGCACGTCGGCGACCGGTTCTCGGGTATCAGCGGACTCTCGCTCACGATCCCCGTCGCCGCCATCGCCACGATGCCGGTGGGCCTGCCGCAGGTGATCGCGGGCGACTTCACCTGGTGGGTACTGCCCGCCGCTGCGGGGATCGCGCTGATCACACCGGTGATCGCGTTCGGGCTCGAGATGCTCGCACTGCGCCGCATGACGCACACCGCGTTCGGCACGCTGCTGTCGATCGAGCCTGCGTTCGGGATCCTCATCGGCCTGCTCGTGCTCGCCCAGTCCCCGACGCCGATGCAGCTCGCGGGCATCGCCCTGGTCGTCGTCGCCGGCGCAGCCGCCCAACGGGGCGGTGCACGCACCGCCGATCCGGCCCCGCCTGCAGTAGCCCGCCCCGCCGCGAAGGAGACTCCATGACCGCCACCCCGAAGTACAGCTCCACGTTCATCTTCGAAATCCGGGAGCTCACCGACGAGTTCCATCGCATCGATGGCGAGATCGCCGAGCGCGCCCGCCGGATCCCCGGCTTCCTCGGCGAGGAGGCGTGGCACAACGAGGAAGCGGGTCTGCACGCCGAGGTCTACTACTGGAGCGACATGGAGGCTCTACGCGAGCTGATCGGCATGGACACGCACCGGCTCGCTAAAGCTCGTCACGGGGAGTGGATCGGCGAGTATCGCGTCGTGATCTCCGAGGTGCAGTCGGTCTACGGCAACCCGCTGCTCGGTCTCGCGCATCGCCCAGGACAGGACCAAGAACAGGAGGAGCAGGCATGACCGCCCTCTTCACCGGCCTCTCGGCCTACCCGCTCACCCCGCTCCACGACGACCGGGTCGACGAGCGCGCGTTCGCCGGGCTCATCGAGCGCCTCGCCACGGCGGGAGTGGACTCGATCACCGCACTCGGGTCGACGGGGTCCTACGCATACCTCAGCGTCGCCGAACGCGCCCGCGTCGCCCGGCTCGCCGTGCAGCATGCGGGCGGGACCCCCGTGTTCGTGGGCGTCGGAGGTCTGCGCACCTCGCACGTGCTCACCCACGTCGACGACGCGGAACAAGCGGGCGCGTCAGGCCTGCTGCTGGCGCCCATGACCTATCAGCCGCTCACAGCCGACGACGTGTTCGAGCTGTTCCGCGCAGTCACCGAGCACACGGATCTACCGGTGATCGTCTACGACAACCCCGGCACCACGCACTTCGCGTTCACCACCGGGCTGTACGCACGCATCGCCGAACTGCCCGGCATCGCCTCGATCAAGATCCCCGGCGTCCCCTCAGACCCCGATGCGGCACGGGCGCGCGTCGCGGAGATCCGACGGGTCGTGCCGGCACACGTCACGATCGGCGTCTCGGGCGACGCCTTCGCCGCGACCGGCCTGAATGCGGGCTGCGACGCCTGGTACTCGGTGATCGGCGGTACTCTGCCCGATCCGGCACTCGCCATCACCCGTGCCGCGCAGCAGGGCCGTGCATCCGAGGCGGCCGCGGAATCCGAGCGCCTCGCTCCGCTGTGGGCGCTCTTCTCGGAGTCCGGAGGCAGCCTGCGGGTGACCGCCGCGATCGCTGAACACCTCGGCCTCGCCCCCGACCGCTGCCTCCCGCTACCGATACAGGGCCTCACCGGACCGCAGCGCGCCCGAGTGGCGCAGGTCGTGGACGAACTCGGCCTCGCCTGAGTAGCGGGCCCGAGCGCTGTGACGCCCGCTCCCCGGGGAATGCGCAGCCTCTCAACGCTCCCACTCCCCGGGAATGCGCAGCCCCTCAACGCTCCCACTCCCCCGAGAGGTCGAAATCTGCTCCATTTCCCGGGATCCCGAGCCGTTTTCGACCTCTCGCGACTCCGGCCCCGCGGCTCCGCACCGCTGGCGCTCGGAATCTAGCCCGGTCGCTGCGACCCACGCGCGCGCAGGATCTCCCCCGCCTTCACCGCAACCACCCCGGCGATGATCAGCGCCGCCCCCAACCACTGCACGCGCGTGGGAACGACCGCGAGGAGCACGATGGTCCAGACGATGCCGAACATCGCCTCCGAGTACCCGGTGAAGCTCGCGACCGTGGCACCGAGACGGCGCGACGCGGCGACCCCGAGCACGTACGACAGCACCGTCGAGATGAGCACCATGCCCGCGACTGCGACCGCGGGAGGCAGTTCGGCACCTGCGATCACCGCGGGGTTCCCCGTCACGGCGAAGGGGAGCAGCCCGGTCGCGCTTGCCAGGCCCAGCACCACCGCGCCGACCGCGAGGCCGAGCCCCACGAACGGGATCGGCGGGATGCCGTGGTCGCTGTTCGCCCCCGCCGCGTAGTAGGCCGCGTTGCCGATCGCGGCGACGAGCGCGAAGGCGATGCCCAGCGGATGCAGCGCCCCGCCCGATCCCGAACCGGAGATCGCGACGAGCCCGAGCACCGCCACGGCCGCGCCGACCAGCGTCAGCCCCGCGGGCGCCACGCGGGTGCGCGACCAGAGCCAGAGCATCAGCACCACGGGGCCCATGAATTCGATGAGCAGCGCGAGACTCGGCGGGATGAACTGCACGGCGAGGAAGAAGGCGAGCTGGCAACCCGCGACCGCGAGCAACCCGAAGAGCAGGATCGGCCGCCACGCCGCCCGCACCAGGTTCCACTGGCCGCGCAGCGCGAGCACCGTGGGGGCGGCGAGCACGAGGGCGGCGAGGGTGATCCTGGTCGTCGCCGCCGCCCCGGCCGACCACCCCGCATCGAGGAGAGCACTCGCGAAGATGCCCGATAGCGCGAACGAGGCGGCGGACCCCACCGCGAGCAGGAATCCGGTGACGGGAATCGCCCGCGATGCACCCGGCATCGGCACCTCCCACGAGTCAGTTGCGTCCGCCGCGGCGCGGCTCCACCCGCCAGGATATCGCCGAACGCGGGGCTCGATGCTCACGCGGCACCGGCACCGACTTACGCGGCACCGACGCCGATCCGCAGCGCCGCGATGAACTCCCGGTAGAGCTCGTCCCGCTCGAGCAGTTCGCCGTGGGATCCCGAGTCGCGCACGCGCCCCCGGTCGAGCACGACGATGCGATCGGCGTCGAGCACGGTCGACAGCCGGTGCGCGATGGTGACGACGGCGCCGCTGCGGGCGGCGTCGGCGATGACCCGCTGGATCGCGGCCTCCGTGGAGCCGTCGAGCTGCGCGGTCGCCTCGTCCAGCAGCAGCACCTCCGGACGCCTCACCAGCGCCCGCGCGACGGCGAGGCGCTGGCGCTCGCCCCCGGAGAGCACCGCCTCGGAGACCTCGGTGTCGAGTCCCTCCGGCAGTCCGCCCGCTACCTCAGTTCGAAATCGGTGCGCGGATGGGGCACCCCGTTGATCTGCAGCGACACGCCGTAGCGCCCCGGGTAGTACCGGCGAGTGGTGATCGGCCTGAACGAGTGCGAGGCCCGCACCTCGAACCGTTCACCGGGACCGAGGGTGCGGCGCATGATCTTGAAGACCTTCGAGCGCTCGTCTCCCCGAGCGCCCGGGAAGCTCAGCACGTAGTCGATCACGAGCGGCGCGGGATCCGCCCCGACGTTCTCCACCGCCGCGCCGAAGGCGATCGCACCGCCCGTTGCGACCCGCAACGGCGAGACCTCGAGAGGCGAGACCGCCAGGCTCACCGGGGGAAAGCCGAGCAGTTCGAGGGCGGCGGCATCCCCGCGCTTCACCAGCGTGCGCAGCGCGTGGTGGGCGACCCGCTCGAAATGCTCGCCGCCGCTCCATCCGCGCACGACCTCGACCGCGAACGCGGGATGCGCCCGGCTGTGATCGTTGAGGTGATTGGCGACGGAGCGACGCACGTTCTCGTCGGCGTCGTCGTGCAGGGCGTCGAGGATCGGCCTGGTCGGCGCGGGATCCGCCACGAGGGCCGGGATCCGCTCGGCCCACGGCAGCAGGGGGCGGGTCCCCTCGCTGGCGAGTCGACGCACGCGCCAGTCGGAGTCCGTCGTCCACGCGGCCATCCGGTCGAGCGCACGGTCGAGGTCGTGGATCAGCAGCGGACGGACCGCGAACTCCGAGGTGAAGCGCTTCGTCATCTCCCCCAGCAGAGCCAGCGACGAGTCGAAGCCCTCGTCCGTCCCCTCGCTCAGCGCCATCCTCGCCGACGCGAGACCGACCGGCCAGAGGGCGAAACCCTCGAACTCCGGGTTCTCGAGAGCCGTCCGCACGATGCCCGCCAGTTGCGCGTGGCCTCCCGAGACGTCGCGCGCGATCCCGCCCGCCAGCGCCCGCGCCCTCCCGCTCAGCGTCAGTTCCGCGAGGCCGGCCGCGGTCTCACGTGTGGCTTCGAACCGACGCCCGCCGCTCGCCGCCTCGAGCGCCTCCAGCAGCGCTCCGACGCGCTCGTCTCCGAGCAGGTCATCGGTCATCGACATCGCGGGCCTCCGTTCCCCGGCACAGTCTACGAGGCGAGCAGCTTCGTGAGCCCTCACCTCTCCGCCGGATGCGCAGTACCATGGGGGCACCCCGCCGATCTCCGGCCCGGGCGACGAACCGGAGGCACCCATGGCAGCGAACGAACCCGCGATGTCCCCGTCGGATCTCCCCGTCTCCGAGGTGCTGGACCGCGTGACCGGCCCCCGCCGAGCCGAGGCCGACGAGCTGCTGGCGCTGCATCGCGAGCTGAGCGGCGCGGCGCCCGTCGTCTGGGCGGGGCGGATCATCGGCTTCGGCGAGCACGAGTACCGCTACGACAGCGGGCACGGCGGACGCATGCCCGATCTCGCCTTCGCCACCGGATCCGCGAAGCACACGCTCTATCTCACGACCGGCTTCGCGGAGCGCTGGCCGGACCTCCTCGATCGGCTCGGCCCGCACCGCGCGAGCAAGGCGTGCCTCTATCTCACCCGCCTCACGAAGATCGATCGCGCCGTGCTGCGCGAGCTCCTGGAGCGCTC
This DNA window, taken from Leucobacter tenebrionis, encodes the following:
- a CDS encoding NAD(P)H-dependent flavin oxidoreductase; the encoded protein is MTRLLDSRLPIVAAPMAGGPSTVALARAVASAGGFPFLAGGYKPREALEKEIAAVRAADIAFGVNLFVPSGESVDEAAFAAYAEELRAEADAYGLELDPSPVQDDDGWGEKLALLTEDPVPVVSLTFGLPDRADIAALRRAGTRVIATVTSPGEARLAREAGVDGLVVQGSQAGGHSAVFDGTRDPESITTAALVRRVLQAVDLPLIAAGGVDGPGAVRELLEAGAQAVAVGTLLLRTDEAGTSPAHRAALGSPSFTQTVLTRVFTGRPARALRNGFIDRHQAASIDGYPAVHHLTRSLRAAAGRAGDADRLHLWAGAGWRSAPTGSAADAVEWLTSELD
- a CDS encoding helix-turn-helix domain-containing protein is translated as MDQGAESLARAIGARVKQERNARGWTLDQLSEHAGVSRRMVVNVEQGGVNPSVGTLLRLSDALGVGLPSLVEAPAPRTAKLTPAGGGAVLWAGERGGRGVLVAGTEPPDVVELWDWTLGPGEQHRSEEHATGTRELLQVLEGAMIVEAGGESHELAAGDALSFFGDVPHSYTNPDNAPARFSLCVYEPGVGRQYRNGAVDA
- the leuC gene encoding 3-isopropylmalate dehydratase large subunit yields the protein MTEATKPRTLAEKLWDDHVVVKGENGEPDLIYIDLHLIHEVTSPQAFDGLRMADRPLRRVDLMIATEDHNTPTVNITRQIEDPTSRLQIETLRRNVEEFGVRAHPLGDKEQGIVHVVGPQLGLTMPGITVVCGDSHTSTHGAFGALAFGIGTSEVEHVMATQTLPLKPFKTMAINVEGELRPGVTAKDIILAVIAKIGTGGGQGYVLEYRGSAIRGLSMDGRMTICNMSIEAGARAGMVAPDETTFEYVKGRPHAPQGEDWDRAVEYWKTLPTDEGAVFDREVFIDASELEPFVTWGTNPGQGVLLSDRVPDPAEIEDPNERVAAERALEYMDLEAGTPMKEIAVDAVFMGSCTNSRLDDLRTFASIIKGKKKADGVRLMVVPGSARVRLEAEAEGIDKIVEEFGGEWRFAGCSMCLGMNPDQLAPGERCASTSNRNFEGRQGKGGRTHLVSPLVAAATAIRGTLSSPWDLNEDAAKGITHDADGAGIAAEKAEAA
- a CDS encoding B3/B4 domain-containing protein; protein product: MPEILSPDEFLTASAVEPEVFELRPDYRALLLVAEGLDAEATSPAADALVERAESHAEELLAASPVTELPHVAAWREAYRAFGAKPQRTRNSLEALTRRAEQGLPRINALTDVYNAISVLHQIPLGGEDFDRYDGPARLIRATGAEPFDTTANGEAAIEHPEAGEVVWCDDAGVTCRRWNWRQGQRTALTNSTRTAFFIMDALAPMTDDELSAAGDALIEALSAVCPRMRTSRRLIGAL
- a CDS encoding TerC family protein, whose product is MFVAPVLPPWFEIGSMILLVGILVVDLLLIIKRPHVPSMREASLWVGFYVLLALLFAGAIFLLGDVQHGTEFLAGWLTEYSLSIDNLFVFVLILASFKVPHAYQQRALMIGIILALVFRGVFILAGAALIERFIWIFFLFGAWLIWTAWQQVKPGEEEHGGDSWIIRQVKKVMPISDHYDGGKLRTTVDGKRMWTPFLLVLVSLGTTDLLFALDSIPAIFGITRSPFIVFTANVFALMGLRQLYFLLGGLLDKLEYLKYGIAAILAFIGVKLVFHALHENELPFINGGHHVEWVPDISIWFSLGFIVAAMAVATIASVVKMNREAKRSGQRLHLGAADTPED
- a CDS encoding TIGR00645 family protein; translated protein: MIDRSTPPIDRSTARGPGPASRTLAAFIFASRWLQAPLYLGLIIAQAIYVVLFFIELWHLVENVIVTGHVTETDVMLSVLALIDIVMIANLLIMVIIGGYETFVSKIRVEGHHDEPEWLSHVNTNLLKVKLAVSIISISSIHLLKTFIEVGRMDKGVVRNADGSVLYSWDGVLWEVAIHLAFIVSALALAWIDRMSHHHPAVKQDQVTAGRIEAGLREAAPAAAEEYVTVRVPAGTQLPEGARVVE
- a CDS encoding isocitrate lyase; protein product: MTAFQNDIEAVEALKEQNGSGWDAINPEHVARMRAQNRFRTGLEIAQYTADIMRRDMAEYDADASLYTQSLGVWHGFIGQQKMISIKKHLETTKKRYLYLSGWMVAALRSEFGPLPDQSMHEKTAVPALIEELYTFLRQADARELDLLFTQLDEARRAGDETAVEFIQSQIDNYETHVVPIIADIDAGFGNPEATYLLAKKMIEAGACAIQIENQVSDEKQCGHQDGKVTVPHEDFIAKINAVRYAFLELGIDNGVIVARTDSLGAGLTQKLAVTNTPGDLGDQYNSFLDVEEISESDLGNGDVVIKCDGKLLRPKRLPSNLYQFRKGTGEDRVVLDCITSLKNGADLLWIETEKPHVEQIAGMVDRIREAVPNAKLVYNNSPSFNWTLNFRQQAYDLLVEQGEDVSAYDRDNLMSVEYDGTELARLADEKIRSFQRDGSARAGIFHHLITLPTYHTAALSTDNLAKGYFGDEGMLTYVRDVQRQEIRQGIATVKHQNMAGSDIGDNHKEYFAGDAALKAGGKDNTMNQFS